A stretch of the Archangium violaceum genome encodes the following:
- a CDS encoding nuclear transport factor 2 family protein, translated as MTTPHTAAAPSSAPTILRPPFTEETARAKVKAAEDAWNSRDPERVALAYTEDSEWRNRTEFFRGREAIKAFLRRKWETELDYKLMKELWAYTGNRISVRFEYEWRDARTGQWMRTHGNEHWEFDDSGLMRRRDMSANDYPIQESERRYR; from the coding sequence ATGACCACTCCACACACCGCCGCTGCTCCCTCCTCGGCTCCAACCATCCTCCGCCCTCCCTTCACCGAGGAGACGGCGCGGGCGAAGGTGAAGGCGGCCGAGGACGCCTGGAACTCTCGAGACCCCGAGCGGGTGGCGCTCGCGTACACGGAGGACTCCGAGTGGCGCAACCGCACCGAGTTCTTCCGCGGGCGCGAGGCCATCAAGGCCTTCCTGCGGCGCAAGTGGGAGACGGAGCTGGACTACAAGCTGATGAAGGAGCTGTGGGCGTACACGGGCAACCGCATCTCCGTGCGCTTCGAATACGAGTGGCGCGACGCTCGGACGGGGCAGTGGATGCGCACCCATGGCAATGAGCACTGGGAGTTCGACGACTCCGGGCTCATGCGCCGCCGGGACATGAGTGCCAATGACTACCCCATCCAGGAGTCCGAGCGCCGTTACCGGTAG